The Ascochyta rabiei chromosome 5, complete sequence genome has a segment encoding these proteins:
- a CDS encoding Triacylglycerol lipase, with protein MIEAHKLTAASHTGLYSTSTPTRHLTRAQKHTIVLAHGLLGFSELRLAGQFLPGLKYWRGITEALSAKGIEVIVATVPPSGSVEARAAKLAESIAARAKGKEVNIIAHSMGGLDSRYMISQLKPTDFKIKSLTTIATPHRGSAFADYMFDTIGPRRIKRIYNVIEYFGFETGAFSQLTLKYMRESFNPRTPDIEDVRYFSYGASLEPARWSVFAPSHLIVKREEGINDGLVSVSSSQWGEYKGTLIGVSHLDLINWTNRMKWWFWELTGSKRNFNAIALYLDICDMLAKEKL; from the exons ATGATCGAAGCACACAAACTGACTGCTGCCAGCCACACCGGTTTGTATAGCACCTCGACACCGACACGACATCTGACACGCGCGCAGAAACACACGATCGTCCTCGCTCACGGTCTCCTCGGCTTCAGCGAACTTCGACTTGCGGGTCAGTTTCTTCCTGGTCTGAAATACTGGCGTGGCATCACGGAAGCGTTGTCGGCCAAGGGCATCGAGGTCATTGTAGCTACTGTTCCGCCAAGCGGCAGCGTCGAAGCTAGGGCAGCAAAGCTGGCTGAGAGCATCGCAGCAAGAGCCAAGGGCAAGGAAGTGAACATAATAGCACACAGCATGGGCGGTCTCGACTCGCGCTACATGATCAGTCAGCTCAAACCGACCGACTTCAAGATAAAGTCTCTCACCACCATCGCAACACCACATCGAGGCTCTGCATTCGCAGACTACATGTTCGATACAATCGGTCCTCGTAGGATCAAAAGGATATACAACGTCATAGAGTACTTTGGGTTTGAGACTGGCGCATTCTCTCAGCTCACGCTGAAGTACATGCGGGAGAGTTTCAACCCAAGGACCCCAGACATCGAAGACGTGAGATATTTCTCTTACGGGGCATCTTTGGAGCCTGCACGGTGGTCTGTGTTTGCTCCATCGCATCTCATTGTCAAGCGAGAAGAAGGTATCAACGATGGCCTTGTCAG CGTCTCTTCAAGCCAATGGGGAGAGTATAAAGGAACACTGATAGGCGTAAGCCACCTTGACTTGATAAATTGGACCAACCGCATGAAGTGGTGGTTCTGGGAGCTCACTGGTAGCAAGAGAAA CTTCAATGCGATTGCACTGTACCTTGACATTTGTG ACATGCTCGCGAAGGAGAAGTTGTAG
- a CDS encoding Triacylglycerol lipase: protein MIRTCARATVRSYKLPVPALRLSVQRLARCQFSSTSWRKEDPRIESIGREITDEFALIREEYATPKHTIVLAHGLLGFSELRLAGQFLPGLKYWRGITEALSAKGIEVIVATVPPSGSVEARAAKLAESIAARAKGKEVNIIAHSMGGLDSRYMISQLKPTDFKIKSLTTIATPHRGSAFADYMFDTIGPRRIKRIYNVIEYFGFETGAFSQLTLKYMRESFNPRTPDIEDVRYFSYGASLEPARWSVFAPSHLIVKREEGINDGLVSVSSSQWGEYKGTLIGVSHLDLINWTNRMKWWFWELTGSKRNFNAIALYLDICDMLAKEKL from the exons ATGATACGAACATGTGCCCGAGCGACCGTTCGCTCCTACAAGCTTCCTGTGCCTGCCTTGCGCCTATCAGTACAACGGCTGGCTCGGTGCCAGTTTAGCAGCACATCATGGCGCAAAGAAGACCCGCGCATCGAGTCGATAGGTCGAGAGATTACAGATGAATTTGCATTAATTCGTGAGGAATATG CCACACCG AAACACACGATCGTCCTCGCTCACGGTCTCCTCGGCTTCAGCGAACTTCGACTTGCGGGTCAGTTTCTTCCTGGTCTGAAATACTGGCGTGGCATCACGGAAGCGTTGTCGGCCAAGGGCATCGAGGTCATTGTAGCTACTGTTCCGCCAAGCGGCAGCGTCGAAGCTAGGGCAGCAAAGCTGGCTGAGAGCATCGCAGCAAGAGCCAAGGGCAAGGAAGTGAACATAATAGCACACAGCATGGGCGGTCTCGACTCGCGCTACATGATCAGTCAGCTCAAACCGACCGACTTCAAGATAAAGTCTCTCACCACCATCGCAACACCACATCGAGGCTCTGCATTCGCAGACTACATGTTCGATACAATCGGTCCTCGTAGGATCAAAAGGATATACAACGTCATAGAGTACTTTGGGTTTGAGACTGGCGCATTCTCTCAGCTCACGCTGAAGTACATGCGGGAGAGTTTCAACCCAAGGACCCCAGACATCGAAGACGTGAGATATTTCTCTTACGGGGCATCTTTGGAGCCTGCACGGTGGTCTGTGTTTGCTCCATCGCATCTCATTGTCAAGCGAGAAGAAGGTATCAACGATGGCCTTGTCAG CGTCTCTTCAAGCCAATGGGGAGAGTATAAAGGAACACTGATAGGCGTAAGCCACCTTGACTTGATAAATTGGACCAACCGCATGAAGTGGTGGTTCTGGGAGCTCACTGGTAGCAAGAGAAA CTTCAATGCGATTGCACTGTACCTTGACATTTGTG ACATGCTCGCGAAGGAGAAGTTGTAG
- a CDS encoding Triacylglycerol lipase: MKHTIVLAHGLLGFSELRLAGQFLPGLKYWRGITEALSAKGIEVIVATVPPSGSVEARAAKLAESIAARAKGKEVNIIAHSMGGLDSRYMISQLKPTDFKIKSLTTIATPHRGSAFADYMFDTIGPRRIKRIYNVIEYFGFETGAFSQLTLKYMRESFNPRTPDIEDVRYFSYGASLEPARWSVFAPSHLIVKREEGINDGLVSVSSSQWGEYKGTLIGVSHLDLINWTNRMKWWFWELTGSKRNFNAIALYLDICDMLAKEKL; the protein is encoded by the exons ATG AAACACACGATCGTCCTCGCTCACGGTCTCCTCGGCTTCAGCGAACTTCGACTTGCGGGTCAGTTTCTTCCTGGTCTGAAATACTGGCGTGGCATCACGGAAGCGTTGTCGGCCAAGGGCATCGAGGTCATTGTAGCTACTGTTCCGCCAAGCGGCAGCGTCGAAGCTAGGGCAGCAAAGCTGGCTGAGAGCATCGCAGCAAGAGCCAAGGGCAAGGAAGTGAACATAATAGCACACAGCATGGGCGGTCTCGACTCGCGCTACATGATCAGTCAGCTCAAACCGACCGACTTCAAGATAAAGTCTCTCACCACCATCGCAACACCACATCGAGGCTCTGCATTCGCAGACTACATGTTCGATACAATCGGTCCTCGTAGGATCAAAAGGATATACAACGTCATAGAGTACTTTGGGTTTGAGACTGGCGCATTCTCTCAGCTCACGCTGAAGTACATGCGGGAGAGTTTCAACCCAAGGACCCCAGACATCGAAGACGTGAGATATTTCTCTTACGGGGCATCTTTGGAGCCTGCACGGTGGTCTGTGTTTGCTCCATCGCATCTCATTGTCAAGCGAGAAGAAGGTATCAACGATGGCCTTGTCAG CGTCTCTTCAAGCCAATGGGGAGAGTATAAAGGAACACTGATAGGCGTAAGCCACCTTGACTTGATAAATTGGACCAACCGCATGAAGTGGTGGTTCTGGGAGCTCACTGGTAGCAAGAGAAA CTTCAATGCGATTGCACTGTACCTTGACATTTGTG ACATGCTCGCGAAGGAGAAGTTGTAG
- a CDS encoding Triacylglycerol lipase: MSAQNSAGIQTLLDAERDAQKIVQQAREYRTKRVKDARSEAQKEIEEYKKEKEAEYQKFDKEHSSGNKKAEDDAKKDTDAKVKEVEDLGNKSGSKVVEQLIKAVTNANPKPARKD; the protein is encoded by the exons ATG TCCGCCCAAAACTCTGCCGGAATCCAGACGCTGCTTGAC GCCGAGCGCGATGCACAGAAGATCGTCCAGCAAG CAAGAGAAT ACCGTACGAAGCGAGTAAAGGACGCACGAAGCGAGGCGCAGAAGGAGATTGAGGAGtacaagaaggagaaggaggcaGAGTACCAGAAGTTCGATAAGGAG CACAGCTCAGGCAACAAGAAGGCTGAGGATGACGCGAAGAAGGACACAGACGCCAAGGTCAAGGAGGTCGAAGACCTGGGCAACAAGTCCGGCAGCAAGGTTGTTGAGCAACTGATCAAGGCCGTAACGAATGCCAACCCCAAGCCAGCGCGCAAGGATTAA
- a CDS encoding Triacylglycerol lipase — protein MSAQNSAGIQTLLDAERDAQKIVQQARECKRPPPSSHV, from the exons ATG TCCGCCCAAAACTCTGCCGGAATCCAGACGCTGCTTGAC GCCGAGCGCGATGCACAGAAGATCGTCCAGCAAG CAAGAGAATGTAAACGACCCCCGCCATCTTCGCATGTCTAG